A genomic window from Salvia miltiorrhiza cultivar Shanhuang (shh) chromosome 5, IMPLAD_Smil_shh, whole genome shotgun sequence includes:
- the LOC130986578 gene encoding methyltransferase-like protein 2 isoform X4, with protein MAASEPDGRLAAFLKSGTYRFDESTIYFIDPVRVLNRSYTRIRVSPSAYYSRFFASSNSSIDNPDASPNNPRKRKCRGKEKKKYRALNSREQLADRRHQEVRAGLLKAHEALLGASELLGVLRNLRSDGQGNCGELTFAERELDFVELGSVWQAPFYEIVLKIGDDGSAVENAGFGSSNQIEVPVFDNLIANEWSTDIEAELLEHKYILPKKSCVYMSDLRQIHKLIPAESDRGFNLIVIDPPWENSSAHQKQKYRTLPNNYFLSLPVKQLTHSRGALVALWVTNREKLRTFVENELFPKWGVKYAATFYWLKVKANGFLISELDLFHHRPYECLLLGLSDGKGMDSEELQRLIRISDNQVFISVPGDYSRKPPIGELLLDYVPGPKPARCIELFAREMIEGWTSWGNDPLHFQDSSLTVLLL; from the exons ATGGCTGCCTCCGAGCCGGACGGACGGTTAGCTGCCTTCCTAAAATCGGGCACCTACAGGTTTGATGAGTCCACCATATACTTCATCGATCCGGTTCGGGTCCTGAACCGGTCCTACACCCGGATTAGGGTTTCTCCGTCGGCTTACTACTCCCGCTTCTTCGCCTCTTCTAATTCTTCAATCGATAATCCCGATGCTTCGCCCAATAATCCCAGGAAGCGCAAATGCCGCGGaaaggagaagaagaaatatCGGGCGCTCAACTCGCGGGAGCAATTGGCCGATCGTCGGCATCAG GAGGTGAGAGCGGGTTTATTGAAGGCGCATGAAGCATTGCTTGGTGCTAGCGAGCTGCTAGGAGTTTTGAGGAATTTGAGGAGTGATGGACAGGGAAATTGCGGGGAATTGACTTTTGCGGAGCGTGAGCTAGATTTTGTGGAATTAGGGAGCGTTTGGCAAGCTCCATTTTACGAGATTGTTCTTAAGATTGGAGATGATGGCAGTGCAGTTGAAAATGCAG GTTTTGGGTCCTCGAATCAAATAGAGGTTCCAGTGTTTGACAACTTAATCGCCAATGAGTGGAGTACTGACATAGAGGCTGAATTACTGGAACACAAATACATATTGCCGAAAAAAAGTTGTGTCTATATG TCTGATCTGAGGCAGATTCACAAGTTGATTCCTG CTGAATCTGATCGTGGCTTCAATCTAATAGTGATTGATCCTCCATGGGAGAACAGCAGTGCTCATCAGAAACAAAA GTACCGGACTTTACCTAATAACTACTTTTTATCTCTTCCTGTAAAGCAACTTACCCATAGTCGTGGAGCTTTGGTAGCCTTATGGGTAACCAATCGGGAGAAACTGCGAACCTTTGTGGAGAATGAACTGTTTCCCAAATGGGGCGTCAAGTATGCTGCTACGTTTTACTGGTTGAAG GTGAAGGCGAACGGCTTCTTGATTAGTGAACTGGATCTCTTCCATCACAGGCCATACGAGTGTCTTCTCCTAGGTCTCAGTGATGGAAAG GGAATGGATTCTGAAGAGCTGCAGAGACTGATACGGATTTCGGACAATCAAGTATTCATCAGTGTTCCAGGAGATTATTCAAGGAAACCCCCAATTGGAG AGTTGCTACTGGACTACGTCCCCGGACCCAAACCTGCGCGTTGCATCGAACTGTTTGCTAGAGAGATGATCGAAGGGTGGACTTCATGGGGTAATGATCCTCTACATTTTCAAGATTCGAG CTTGACTGTACTGCTATTATAG
- the LOC130986581 gene encoding geranylgeranyl pyrophosphate synthase, chloroplastic-like yields MRSMNLVDAWVQNLSIFKQPCPSKSLVGFIHHPRFEPVFLKSRRRISSHGVSAVLTGEEARVSTQRDDAPFNFNAYVVEKANHVNKALDDAVAVRNPPMIHDAMRYSLLAGGKRVRPMLCIAACEIVGGPQSAAIPAACAVEMIHTMSLIHDDLPCMDNDDLRRGKPTNHKVFGEDVAVLAGDALLAFAFEFMATATTGVAPERILAAVGELAKAIGTEGLVAGQVVDLNCTGDANVGLDTLEFIHIHKTAALLEASVVLGAILGGGSSDQIEKLRTFARKIGLLFQVVDDILDVTKSSEELGKTAGKDLAVDKTTYPKLLGLDKAVEFAEKLNEEAKAQLAGFDPSKAAPLTALADYIAHRQN; encoded by the exons atgAGATCTATGAATCTGGTGGATGCGTGGGTCCAAAACCTCTCAATCTTCAAGCAGCCATGCCCCTCCAAATCCCTGGTCGGATTCATCCACCACCCGAGATTCGAACCCGTTTTCCTGAAATCACGGAGGCGCATTTCCTCCCACGGCGTCTCCGCCGTGCTCACCGGCGAGGAGGCCAGAGTGTCCACGCAGAGAGACGATGCGCCCTTCAATTTCAACGCCTACGTCGTCGAGAAGGCGAATCACGTGAACAAGGCGCTTGACGACGCCGTGGCGGTCAGGAATCCGCCGATGATCCACGACGCGATGCGCTACTCCCTCCTCGCCGGAGGCAAGCGCGTCCGCCCCATGCTCTGTATCGCCGCCTGCGAGATCGTCGGCGGCCCCCAGTCGGCGGCGATCCCCGCCGCCTGCGCCGTCGAGATGATCCACACCATGTCTCTCATCCACGACGATCTACCCTGTATGGACAATGATGACCTCCGCCGCGGCAAGCCCACCAATCACAAGGTCTTCGGCGAAGACGTTGCTGTGCTCGCAG GGGATGCTCTGTTGGCTTTCGCGTTTGAATTCATGGCCACGGCAACGACGGGGGTGGCGCCGGAAAGGATACTGGCGGCGGTGGGGGAGCTGGCGAAGGCGATCGGGACAGAGGGGCTGGTGGCGGGGCAAGTGGTGGACCTGAACTGCACCGGCGATGCAAACGTAGGGTTAGACACATTGGAATTCATACACATACACAAAACTGCTGCATTGTTAGAGGCCTCTGTAGTTTTGGGGGCTATTTTGGGAGGTGGAAGCAGCGATCAAATTGAGAAATTAAGAACTTTCGCTAGGAAAATTGGTCTGCTTTTCCAAGTTGTGGATGACATTTTGGATGTGACCAAGTCTTCGGAGGAGTTGGGAAAGACGGCTGGGAAGGACTTGGCCGTCGACAAGACCACGTATCCCAAGCTGCTGGGGCTGGACAAGGCCGTGGAGTTTGCCGAGAAGCTCAACGAGGAGGCCAAGGCGCAGCTCGCAGGGTTCGACCCGAGCAAGGCGGCTCCACTGACCGCGCTGGCCGATTACATTGCACATAGGCAGAACTAA
- the LOC130986578 gene encoding methyltransferase-like protein 2 isoform X1 codes for MAASEPDGRLAAFLKSGTYRFDESTIYFIDPVRVLNRSYTRIRVSPSAYYSRFFASSNSSIDNPDASPNNPRKRKCRGKEKKKYRALNSREQLADRRHQEVRAGLLKAHEALLGASELLGVLRNLRSDGQGNCGELTFAERELDFVELGSVWQAPFYEIVLKIGDDGSAVENAGFGSSNQIEVPVFDNLIANEWSTDIEAELLEHKYILPKKSCVYMSDLRQIHKLIPAESDRGFNLIVIDPPWENSSAHQKQKYRTLPNNYFLSLPVKQLTHSRGALVALWVTNREKLRTFVENELFPKWGVKYAATFYWLKVKANGFLISELDLFHHRPYECLLLGLSDGKGMDSEELQRLIRISDNQVFISVPGDYSRKPPIGELLLDYVPGPKPARCIELFAREMIEGWTSWGNDPLHFQDSSIYNYGRIIIVSAA; via the exons ATGGCTGCCTCCGAGCCGGACGGACGGTTAGCTGCCTTCCTAAAATCGGGCACCTACAGGTTTGATGAGTCCACCATATACTTCATCGATCCGGTTCGGGTCCTGAACCGGTCCTACACCCGGATTAGGGTTTCTCCGTCGGCTTACTACTCCCGCTTCTTCGCCTCTTCTAATTCTTCAATCGATAATCCCGATGCTTCGCCCAATAATCCCAGGAAGCGCAAATGCCGCGGaaaggagaagaagaaatatCGGGCGCTCAACTCGCGGGAGCAATTGGCCGATCGTCGGCATCAG GAGGTGAGAGCGGGTTTATTGAAGGCGCATGAAGCATTGCTTGGTGCTAGCGAGCTGCTAGGAGTTTTGAGGAATTTGAGGAGTGATGGACAGGGAAATTGCGGGGAATTGACTTTTGCGGAGCGTGAGCTAGATTTTGTGGAATTAGGGAGCGTTTGGCAAGCTCCATTTTACGAGATTGTTCTTAAGATTGGAGATGATGGCAGTGCAGTTGAAAATGCAG GTTTTGGGTCCTCGAATCAAATAGAGGTTCCAGTGTTTGACAACTTAATCGCCAATGAGTGGAGTACTGACATAGAGGCTGAATTACTGGAACACAAATACATATTGCCGAAAAAAAGTTGTGTCTATATG TCTGATCTGAGGCAGATTCACAAGTTGATTCCTG CTGAATCTGATCGTGGCTTCAATCTAATAGTGATTGATCCTCCATGGGAGAACAGCAGTGCTCATCAGAAACAAAA GTACCGGACTTTACCTAATAACTACTTTTTATCTCTTCCTGTAAAGCAACTTACCCATAGTCGTGGAGCTTTGGTAGCCTTATGGGTAACCAATCGGGAGAAACTGCGAACCTTTGTGGAGAATGAACTGTTTCCCAAATGGGGCGTCAAGTATGCTGCTACGTTTTACTGGTTGAAG GTGAAGGCGAACGGCTTCTTGATTAGTGAACTGGATCTCTTCCATCACAGGCCATACGAGTGTCTTCTCCTAGGTCTCAGTGATGGAAAG GGAATGGATTCTGAAGAGCTGCAGAGACTGATACGGATTTCGGACAATCAAGTATTCATCAGTGTTCCAGGAGATTATTCAAGGAAACCCCCAATTGGAG AGTTGCTACTGGACTACGTCCCCGGACCCAAACCTGCGCGTTGCATCGAACTGTTTGCTAGAGAGATGATCGAAGGGTGGACTTCATGGGGTAATGATCCTCTACATTTTCAAGATTCGAG TATTTATAATTATGGAAGGATTATTATTGTATCTGCAGCTTGA
- the LOC130986578 gene encoding methyltransferase-like protein 2 isoform X3, with protein MAASEPDGRLAAFLKSGTYRFDESTIYFIDPVRVLNRSYTRIRVSPSAYYSRFFASSNSSIDNPDASPNNPRKRKCRGKEKKKYRALNSREQLADRRHQEVRAGLLKAHEALLGASELLGVLRNLRSDGQGNCGELTFAERELDFVELGSVWQAPFYEIVLKIGDDGSAVENAGFGSSNQIEVPVFDNLIANEWSTDIEAELLEHKYILPKKSCVYMSDLRQIHKLIPAESDRGFNLIVIDPPWENSSAHQKQKYRTLPNNYFLSLPVKQLTHSRGALVALWVTNREKLRTFVENELFPKWGVKYAATFYWLKVKANGFLISELDLFHHRPYECLLLGLSDGKGMDSEELQRLIRISDNQVFISVPGDYSRKPPIGELLLDYVPGPKPARCIELFAREMIEGWTSWGNDPLHFQDSRYFLPTTDK; from the exons ATGGCTGCCTCCGAGCCGGACGGACGGTTAGCTGCCTTCCTAAAATCGGGCACCTACAGGTTTGATGAGTCCACCATATACTTCATCGATCCGGTTCGGGTCCTGAACCGGTCCTACACCCGGATTAGGGTTTCTCCGTCGGCTTACTACTCCCGCTTCTTCGCCTCTTCTAATTCTTCAATCGATAATCCCGATGCTTCGCCCAATAATCCCAGGAAGCGCAAATGCCGCGGaaaggagaagaagaaatatCGGGCGCTCAACTCGCGGGAGCAATTGGCCGATCGTCGGCATCAG GAGGTGAGAGCGGGTTTATTGAAGGCGCATGAAGCATTGCTTGGTGCTAGCGAGCTGCTAGGAGTTTTGAGGAATTTGAGGAGTGATGGACAGGGAAATTGCGGGGAATTGACTTTTGCGGAGCGTGAGCTAGATTTTGTGGAATTAGGGAGCGTTTGGCAAGCTCCATTTTACGAGATTGTTCTTAAGATTGGAGATGATGGCAGTGCAGTTGAAAATGCAG GTTTTGGGTCCTCGAATCAAATAGAGGTTCCAGTGTTTGACAACTTAATCGCCAATGAGTGGAGTACTGACATAGAGGCTGAATTACTGGAACACAAATACATATTGCCGAAAAAAAGTTGTGTCTATATG TCTGATCTGAGGCAGATTCACAAGTTGATTCCTG CTGAATCTGATCGTGGCTTCAATCTAATAGTGATTGATCCTCCATGGGAGAACAGCAGTGCTCATCAGAAACAAAA GTACCGGACTTTACCTAATAACTACTTTTTATCTCTTCCTGTAAAGCAACTTACCCATAGTCGTGGAGCTTTGGTAGCCTTATGGGTAACCAATCGGGAGAAACTGCGAACCTTTGTGGAGAATGAACTGTTTCCCAAATGGGGCGTCAAGTATGCTGCTACGTTTTACTGGTTGAAG GTGAAGGCGAACGGCTTCTTGATTAGTGAACTGGATCTCTTCCATCACAGGCCATACGAGTGTCTTCTCCTAGGTCTCAGTGATGGAAAG GGAATGGATTCTGAAGAGCTGCAGAGACTGATACGGATTTCGGACAATCAAGTATTCATCAGTGTTCCAGGAGATTATTCAAGGAAACCCCCAATTGGAG AGTTGCTACTGGACTACGTCCCCGGACCCAAACCTGCGCGTTGCATCGAACTGTTTGCTAGAGAGATGATCGAAGGGTGGACTTCATGGGGTAATGATCCTCTACATTTTCAAGATTCGAGGTACTTCCTTCCTACTACAGATAAGTAA
- the LOC130986578 gene encoding methyltransferase-like protein 2 isoform X5 translates to MAASEPDGRLAAFLKSGTYRKRKCRGKEKKKYRALNSREQLADRRHQEVRAGLLKAHEALLGASELLGVLRNLRSDGQGNCGELTFAERELDFVELGSVWQAPFYEIVLKIGDDGSAVENAGFGSSNQIEVPVFDNLIANEWSTDIEAELLEHKYILPKKSCVYMSDLRQIHKLIPAESDRGFNLIVIDPPWENSSAHQKQKYRTLPNNYFLSLPVKQLTHSRGALVALWVTNREKLRTFVENELFPKWGVKYAATFYWLKVKANGFLISELDLFHHRPYECLLLGLSDGKGMDSEELQRLIRISDNQVFISVPGDYSRKPPIGELLLDYVPGPKPARCIELFAREMIEGWTSWGNDPLHFQDSSIYNYGRIIIVSAA, encoded by the exons ATGGCTGCCTCCGAGCCGGACGGACGGTTAGCTGCCTTCCTAAAATCGGGCACCTACAG GAAGCGCAAATGCCGCGGaaaggagaagaagaaatatCGGGCGCTCAACTCGCGGGAGCAATTGGCCGATCGTCGGCATCAG GAGGTGAGAGCGGGTTTATTGAAGGCGCATGAAGCATTGCTTGGTGCTAGCGAGCTGCTAGGAGTTTTGAGGAATTTGAGGAGTGATGGACAGGGAAATTGCGGGGAATTGACTTTTGCGGAGCGTGAGCTAGATTTTGTGGAATTAGGGAGCGTTTGGCAAGCTCCATTTTACGAGATTGTTCTTAAGATTGGAGATGATGGCAGTGCAGTTGAAAATGCAG GTTTTGGGTCCTCGAATCAAATAGAGGTTCCAGTGTTTGACAACTTAATCGCCAATGAGTGGAGTACTGACATAGAGGCTGAATTACTGGAACACAAATACATATTGCCGAAAAAAAGTTGTGTCTATATG TCTGATCTGAGGCAGATTCACAAGTTGATTCCTG CTGAATCTGATCGTGGCTTCAATCTAATAGTGATTGATCCTCCATGGGAGAACAGCAGTGCTCATCAGAAACAAAA GTACCGGACTTTACCTAATAACTACTTTTTATCTCTTCCTGTAAAGCAACTTACCCATAGTCGTGGAGCTTTGGTAGCCTTATGGGTAACCAATCGGGAGAAACTGCGAACCTTTGTGGAGAATGAACTGTTTCCCAAATGGGGCGTCAAGTATGCTGCTACGTTTTACTGGTTGAAG GTGAAGGCGAACGGCTTCTTGATTAGTGAACTGGATCTCTTCCATCACAGGCCATACGAGTGTCTTCTCCTAGGTCTCAGTGATGGAAAG GGAATGGATTCTGAAGAGCTGCAGAGACTGATACGGATTTCGGACAATCAAGTATTCATCAGTGTTCCAGGAGATTATTCAAGGAAACCCCCAATTGGAG AGTTGCTACTGGACTACGTCCCCGGACCCAAACCTGCGCGTTGCATCGAACTGTTTGCTAGAGAGATGATCGAAGGGTGGACTTCATGGGGTAATGATCCTCTACATTTTCAAGATTCGAG TATTTATAATTATGGAAGGATTATTATTGTATCTGCAGCTTGA
- the LOC130986578 gene encoding methyltransferase-like protein 2 isoform X2, with the protein MAASEPDGRLAAFLKSGTYRFDESTIYFIDPVRVLNRSYTRIRVSPSAYYSRFFASSNSSIDNPDASPNNPRKRKCRGKEKKKYRALNSREQLADRRHQEVRAGLLKAHEALLGASELLGVLRNLRSDGQGNCGELTFAERELDFVELGSVWQAPFYEIVLKIGDDGSAVENAGFGSSNQIEVPVFDNLIANEWSTDIEAELLEHKYILPKKSCVYMSDLRQIHKLIPAESDRGFNLIVIDPPWENSSAHQKQKYRTLPNNYFLSLPVKQLTHSRGALVALWVTNREKLRTFVENELFPKWGVKYAATFYWLKANGFLISELDLFHHRPYECLLLGLSDGKGMDSEELQRLIRISDNQVFISVPGDYSRKPPIGELLLDYVPGPKPARCIELFAREMIEGWTSWGNDPLHFQDSSIYNYGRIIIVSAA; encoded by the exons ATGGCTGCCTCCGAGCCGGACGGACGGTTAGCTGCCTTCCTAAAATCGGGCACCTACAGGTTTGATGAGTCCACCATATACTTCATCGATCCGGTTCGGGTCCTGAACCGGTCCTACACCCGGATTAGGGTTTCTCCGTCGGCTTACTACTCCCGCTTCTTCGCCTCTTCTAATTCTTCAATCGATAATCCCGATGCTTCGCCCAATAATCCCAGGAAGCGCAAATGCCGCGGaaaggagaagaagaaatatCGGGCGCTCAACTCGCGGGAGCAATTGGCCGATCGTCGGCATCAG GAGGTGAGAGCGGGTTTATTGAAGGCGCATGAAGCATTGCTTGGTGCTAGCGAGCTGCTAGGAGTTTTGAGGAATTTGAGGAGTGATGGACAGGGAAATTGCGGGGAATTGACTTTTGCGGAGCGTGAGCTAGATTTTGTGGAATTAGGGAGCGTTTGGCAAGCTCCATTTTACGAGATTGTTCTTAAGATTGGAGATGATGGCAGTGCAGTTGAAAATGCAG GTTTTGGGTCCTCGAATCAAATAGAGGTTCCAGTGTTTGACAACTTAATCGCCAATGAGTGGAGTACTGACATAGAGGCTGAATTACTGGAACACAAATACATATTGCCGAAAAAAAGTTGTGTCTATATG TCTGATCTGAGGCAGATTCACAAGTTGATTCCTG CTGAATCTGATCGTGGCTTCAATCTAATAGTGATTGATCCTCCATGGGAGAACAGCAGTGCTCATCAGAAACAAAA GTACCGGACTTTACCTAATAACTACTTTTTATCTCTTCCTGTAAAGCAACTTACCCATAGTCGTGGAGCTTTGGTAGCCTTATGGGTAACCAATCGGGAGAAACTGCGAACCTTTGTGGAGAATGAACTGTTTCCCAAATGGGGCGTCAAGTATGCTGCTACGTTTTACTGGTTGAAG GCGAACGGCTTCTTGATTAGTGAACTGGATCTCTTCCATCACAGGCCATACGAGTGTCTTCTCCTAGGTCTCAGTGATGGAAAG GGAATGGATTCTGAAGAGCTGCAGAGACTGATACGGATTTCGGACAATCAAGTATTCATCAGTGTTCCAGGAGATTATTCAAGGAAACCCCCAATTGGAG AGTTGCTACTGGACTACGTCCCCGGACCCAAACCTGCGCGTTGCATCGAACTGTTTGCTAGAGAGATGATCGAAGGGTGGACTTCATGGGGTAATGATCCTCTACATTTTCAAGATTCGAG TATTTATAATTATGGAAGGATTATTATTGTATCTGCAGCTTGA